From a region of the Microterricola gilva genome:
- a CDS encoding DoxX family protein encodes MSASDETTRGFLARLLEPRERTTLGRTIVRVALGVALTVAGVGHLTFAREEFQAQVPPWLPLDPDLVVVLSGIAEITLGGALVLLAKRRVPVGWAVALFFVAVFPGNIGQWLDARDGFGLDSDGARFGRLFFQPLLVAVALWSTAAWRDRPRATEPGRRAA; translated from the coding sequence ATGAGTGCGTCTGATGAAACGACGAGGGGCTTCCTTGCCCGGCTGCTCGAGCCGAGGGAACGCACAACACTCGGGCGCACGATCGTGCGCGTCGCCCTCGGGGTGGCGCTCACCGTCGCCGGTGTCGGCCACCTGACCTTCGCTCGCGAGGAGTTTCAGGCGCAGGTGCCGCCGTGGCTGCCACTTGATCCCGATCTCGTTGTCGTGCTCTCCGGCATCGCCGAGATCACCCTCGGCGGCGCGCTTGTGTTGCTCGCCAAGCGGCGTGTGCCCGTTGGCTGGGCGGTCGCGCTCTTCTTCGTCGCGGTCTTCCCCGGCAATATCGGGCAGTGGCTGGACGCCCGCGACGGTTTCGGCCTGGACAGCGATGGTGCGCGCTTCGGGCGACTCTTCTTCCAGCCGTTGCTCGTCGCCGTGGCGCTCTGGTCCACCGCAGCGTGGCGGGACCGCCCACGCGCGACGGAGCCCGGCCGGCGAGCGGCCTAG
- a CDS encoding heavy metal translocating P-type ATPase: protein MSGTELSSTELAGAGLVDARDIELEIGGMTCASCAMRIEKKLNKIDGVTASVNYATEKARVSAPAGVDVAALIAEVEKTGYTAAVPAKKAEPARDAVGEAPDAELTGLRQRLIGSIVLSVPVIAMAMIPALQFTYWQWASLVLAAPVVVWAAWPFHKAAWTNLRHGAATMDTLVSVGTLAALLWSVYALFLGTAGMPGMTHPFELTVAPSDGAANIYLEVAAGVTMFVLAGRYFEKRSKRQAGAAMRALLELGAKEVAVLRGGSETLISIDDLAVGDEFVVRPGEKIATDGVVVDGTSAVDASMLTGESVPVEVAAGDAVVGATVNAGGRLIVRATRIGADTQLAQMAKLVEDAQSGKAEVQRLADRVSGIFVPIVIAIAVATLGAWLGAGFPAAAAFTAAVAVLIIACPCALGLATPTALLVGTGRGAQLGILIKGPEVLESTKKVDTIVLDKTGTVTTGKMTLLGVTAADGVDEDELLRIAGAIEDASEHPIAQAIAKGATERVGALPAVESFVNIEGKGVQGIVDGHLVLVGRDSLLDEWAIETPRELTAAKAEAENAGQTAVLVAWDGRARGVLVVADAVKATSAEAIAQFVSLGLTPILLTGDNETVARRVAAQVGIERVIAEVLPQQKLEVIAQLQAEGSVVAMVGDGVNDAAALAQADLGLAMGTGTDAAIEAADLTLVRGDLRSAADAIRLSRRTLGTIKVNLFWAFAYNVAAIPLAALGLLNPMLAGAAMAFSSVFVVSNSLRLRGFRSRA from the coding sequence ATGAGCGGAACCGAGCTGAGCAGCACGGAGCTCGCCGGCGCCGGGTTGGTCGACGCCAGGGACATTGAGCTCGAGATCGGCGGCATGACGTGCGCGTCGTGTGCCATGCGCATCGAGAAGAAGCTCAACAAGATCGACGGGGTCACGGCGAGCGTCAACTACGCGACCGAGAAGGCCCGGGTGAGCGCTCCAGCCGGCGTCGACGTCGCCGCCCTCATCGCCGAGGTCGAGAAGACCGGCTACACCGCCGCCGTTCCGGCGAAGAAGGCCGAGCCGGCGCGCGATGCCGTGGGCGAGGCGCCGGATGCCGAGCTCACCGGCCTCCGCCAGCGGCTCATCGGCAGCATCGTGCTCTCGGTTCCCGTCATCGCGATGGCGATGATCCCCGCCCTGCAATTCACGTACTGGCAGTGGGCATCGCTCGTGCTCGCGGCGCCCGTCGTCGTGTGGGCCGCCTGGCCGTTCCACAAGGCGGCGTGGACGAATCTGCGCCACGGTGCGGCGACCATGGACACCCTGGTCTCGGTCGGAACGCTGGCCGCCCTGCTCTGGTCGGTCTACGCGCTCTTCCTCGGCACAGCCGGAATGCCGGGCATGACCCATCCATTCGAGCTCACCGTCGCGCCGAGCGATGGCGCGGCGAACATCTACCTCGAGGTCGCCGCCGGCGTGACCATGTTCGTGCTTGCCGGCCGCTACTTCGAGAAGCGCTCCAAGCGTCAGGCCGGAGCCGCGATGCGCGCCCTGCTCGAGCTCGGTGCGAAGGAGGTCGCCGTGCTGCGCGGCGGCAGCGAGACGCTCATCTCGATCGATGACCTCGCCGTCGGCGACGAGTTCGTGGTGCGCCCAGGCGAGAAGATCGCCACCGACGGCGTCGTCGTCGACGGCACATCGGCCGTCGACGCCTCGATGCTCACCGGTGAGTCTGTGCCCGTCGAGGTCGCGGCAGGCGACGCGGTCGTCGGCGCCACCGTCAACGCCGGTGGACGCCTCATCGTGCGGGCAACCCGCATCGGAGCCGACACCCAGCTCGCCCAGATGGCCAAGCTCGTCGAAGACGCACAGTCGGGCAAGGCGGAGGTGCAACGGCTGGCCGACCGGGTCTCCGGCATCTTCGTGCCGATCGTGATCGCGATCGCCGTGGCGACGCTCGGCGCATGGCTCGGCGCCGGCTTCCCCGCCGCTGCCGCGTTCACCGCGGCGGTCGCCGTGCTCATCATCGCGTGCCCCTGCGCGCTCGGCCTGGCGACCCCGACGGCCCTGCTCGTCGGAACCGGTCGGGGCGCGCAGCTCGGCATCCTGATCAAGGGCCCGGAGGTTCTGGAGTCGACGAAGAAGGTCGACACGATCGTCCTCGACAAGACGGGGACGGTCACGACGGGCAAGATGACCCTGCTCGGTGTCACGGCCGCGGACGGCGTGGACGAGGACGAGCTGCTGCGCATCGCCGGCGCCATCGAAGACGCCTCGGAGCACCCGATCGCGCAGGCCATCGCGAAGGGGGCGACGGAGCGAGTCGGCGCGCTGCCGGCCGTCGAGAGCTTCGTGAACATCGAGGGCAAGGGCGTGCAGGGCATCGTCGACGGGCACCTCGTGCTCGTCGGCCGTGACTCGCTGCTCGACGAGTGGGCGATCGAGACTCCGCGTGAGCTCACCGCGGCCAAGGCCGAGGCCGAGAACGCCGGTCAGACCGCCGTGCTCGTAGCGTGGGATGGCCGGGCGCGCGGCGTGCTGGTGGTCGCGGATGCCGTCAAGGCGACGAGTGCGGAGGCGATCGCCCAGTTCGTCTCGCTCGGGCTCACGCCGATCCTGCTCACCGGCGACAACGAGACCGTCGCGCGTCGGGTGGCCGCCCAGGTCGGAATCGAGCGTGTCATCGCCGAGGTGTTGCCGCAGCAGAAGCTCGAGGTGATCGCCCAGCTGCAGGCGGAGGGCAGTGTCGTCGCCATGGTCGGCGACGGTGTGAACGACGCAGCCGCCCTCGCGCAGGCCGATCTCGGCCTCGCCATGGGTACAGGGACGGACGCCGCCATCGAGGCTGCGGATCTCACCCTGGTGCGCGGCGACCTCCGCAGCGCGGCCGATGCGATCCGGCTCTCCCGGCGCACCCTCGGCACGATCAAGGTGAACCTGTTCTGGGCCTTCGCCTACAACGTGGCCGCGATCCCGCTGGCCGCGCTCGGCCTGCTGAACCCGATGCTCGCCGGAGCCGCGATGGCGTTCTCGAGCGTGTTCGTCGTGAGCAACAGCCTGCGCCTGCGCGGATTCCGCTCACGGGCGTAA
- the mgrA gene encoding L-glyceraldehyde 3-phosphate reductase, whose translation MSHRAADDRYDRMLYRRTGRSGLKLPALSLGLWQNFGDDRALDQQREIVRRAFDLGITHFDLANNYGPPYGAAERNVGRVLAEDLAPYRDEIVVSTKAGWDMWPGPYGVGASRKHLLASLDQSLTRLGLDSVDIFYSHRPDPGTPLDETAAALDHAVRSGRTRYIGISSYDAAASREMAVLLRELGTPLLIHQPSYSMLNRWVETDGLLETAGEEGFGVIGFTALAQGLLTGKYLGGVPDGSRAATDGSLGADMLSAENFERIRGLAAIAAGRGQSLAQLALAWALRDERVTSLVIGASRVEQLEENVAALDRLDFSVEELAAIDTFAGDAGVDLWADARRGGPLPTLHP comes from the coding sequence ATGTCCCACCGCGCCGCCGACGACCGCTACGACCGCATGCTCTACCGCCGCACGGGGAGGTCGGGGCTGAAGCTGCCGGCTCTCTCGCTGGGGCTCTGGCAGAACTTCGGCGATGATCGGGCGCTCGATCAGCAGCGCGAGATCGTGCGCCGCGCCTTCGACCTCGGGATCACCCACTTCGATCTGGCGAACAACTACGGCCCGCCCTATGGGGCGGCCGAGCGCAATGTCGGGCGGGTGCTGGCGGAGGATCTCGCGCCATACCGCGACGAGATCGTCGTGTCGACGAAGGCGGGCTGGGACATGTGGCCGGGGCCGTACGGTGTCGGCGCCAGCCGGAAGCACCTGCTGGCGTCACTGGACCAGTCGCTGACGCGATTGGGGCTCGACAGCGTCGACATCTTCTACTCGCACCGCCCCGACCCCGGCACACCGCTCGATGAGACGGCGGCGGCCCTCGACCACGCCGTGCGCTCCGGGCGCACGCGATACATCGGGATCTCCTCCTACGACGCCGCCGCGAGTCGCGAGATGGCGGTGCTGCTGCGCGAGCTCGGCACCCCGCTCCTCATCCACCAGCCCTCCTACTCGATGCTCAACCGCTGGGTCGAGACCGATGGCCTGCTCGAGACCGCCGGCGAGGAGGGCTTCGGCGTGATCGGCTTCACGGCGCTCGCGCAGGGGCTGCTCACCGGCAAGTACCTCGGCGGCGTGCCAGACGGCTCCCGGGCGGCGACCGACGGCTCGCTGGGCGCCGACATGCTCTCCGCCGAGAATTTCGAACGGATCCGCGGTCTCGCCGCAATCGCCGCCGGGCGCGGCCAGAGCCTGGCCCAGCTCGCCCTCGCCTGGGCGCTCCGCGACGAGCGGGTCACGAGCCTCGTCATCGGCGCGAGCCGGGTGGAGCAGCTCGAGGAGAACGTGGCGGCGCTCGACCGGCTCGACTTCAGCGTGGAGGAACTCGCAGCGATCGACACCTTCGCGGGCGACGCGGGCGTCGACCTCTGGGCGGATGCGCGCCGTGGCGGCCCGCTTCCGACGCTGCACCCATGA
- a CDS encoding ABC1 kinase family protein, with translation MGAVIGNIVVMSIVTVVFMFVLSAFARRILGVRIGLARLLLAGLVGLGAELGFEARFVWGVQEYSPALLPLQIGIVFFAAVAFLVIAELLVPTGTIPRPDRWLHAFKAWRLRTRRYSDVSRIAVRHGLVPFRLNTEQSSVGSAERRKQARALRGALEEAGGAFVKLGQVLSTRTDLLPVEYLSELSMLQQRVPAAEWGEVAVLLEAELGAPVETVFASFDQTPLAAASIGQVHRARLISGEEVAVKVQRPGIIPSVERDLDITLRLATQLEQSTQWGRELGVRDLAAGFAASLRDELNYRVEAGNMTAMAVTQAGHADAARVGIPEHYEEYCTSRVLVMELVDGDTLSDQRALREHSAEERLEQAQRLLRSTLAQIIDDGVFHADLHPGNIILRADGELVLLDFGSVGRLDSELRGQIGDVLLAFYRGDAGAFTDALLAFVELPDDIDEIALRRQIGVFVATRLGPGSSLDVTVFTEMVRMLSDNRIAVPSELALAFRAVATLEGTLRVLSPEFDILTEAGGYAAERVAAGLTPKAIFTSINDEILSVLPIVRRLPARIDRLSGALAEGRLSVNVRLLADRRDRALIRDLVNLVVVTVLAAAFGIMAAMLLISDAGPQVTESLSLFQIFGYMLVLLSGVLALRVFFDVFRVRGRD, from the coding sequence ATGGGCGCTGTGATCGGGAACATTGTTGTGATGAGCATCGTCACGGTGGTGTTCATGTTCGTCCTCTCGGCCTTCGCTCGGCGCATCCTGGGCGTGCGGATCGGTCTCGCCCGACTCCTGCTGGCCGGACTGGTCGGGCTGGGAGCCGAGCTCGGATTCGAGGCCCGCTTCGTCTGGGGCGTGCAGGAATACAGCCCGGCGCTGCTGCCGCTGCAGATCGGCATCGTGTTCTTCGCAGCGGTCGCCTTCCTCGTCATCGCAGAGCTGCTGGTGCCGACTGGCACCATTCCCCGACCCGATCGCTGGCTGCACGCCTTCAAGGCCTGGCGGTTGCGGACCCGCCGTTACAGCGATGTGTCCCGCATCGCGGTTCGGCATGGCCTCGTTCCGTTTCGGCTGAACACCGAACAGTCGAGCGTCGGCAGTGCCGAGCGCCGCAAACAGGCGCGGGCGCTCCGCGGGGCGCTCGAGGAGGCCGGCGGTGCCTTCGTCAAACTCGGACAGGTGCTGTCCACCCGCACCGACCTGCTCCCGGTCGAGTACCTCAGCGAACTGTCCATGCTGCAGCAGCGCGTGCCGGCGGCCGAGTGGGGCGAGGTGGCCGTGTTGCTGGAGGCCGAGCTGGGTGCTCCGGTCGAGACCGTGTTCGCCTCGTTCGACCAGACCCCGCTCGCCGCGGCATCCATCGGCCAGGTCCACCGGGCACGCCTGATCAGCGGCGAGGAGGTCGCGGTCAAGGTGCAGCGGCCTGGCATCATCCCGTCGGTTGAGCGCGACCTCGACATCACACTGCGGCTCGCCACGCAGCTGGAGCAGAGCACCCAGTGGGGGAGGGAACTCGGCGTGCGCGACCTCGCGGCCGGCTTCGCAGCGAGCCTGCGAGACGAGCTGAACTACCGCGTCGAGGCGGGCAACATGACCGCCATGGCCGTGACGCAGGCGGGGCATGCGGATGCCGCCCGCGTCGGCATCCCGGAACACTATGAGGAGTACTGCACCAGTCGTGTGCTGGTGATGGAACTCGTCGACGGCGATACCCTCAGCGATCAGCGCGCGCTGCGGGAGCACTCAGCGGAGGAGCGCCTCGAGCAAGCCCAACGGCTTCTGCGCTCGACCCTCGCCCAGATCATCGACGACGGCGTCTTCCACGCCGATCTGCACCCCGGCAACATCATCCTCCGTGCCGACGGTGAGCTCGTGCTGCTCGACTTCGGCTCGGTCGGACGGCTGGACTCCGAGCTCCGCGGGCAGATCGGCGATGTGCTGCTCGCCTTCTACCGGGGCGACGCCGGCGCGTTCACCGACGCGCTGCTCGCCTTCGTCGAGCTGCCGGACGACATCGACGAGATCGCTCTGCGCCGGCAGATCGGGGTCTTCGTCGCCACCAGGCTCGGCCCCGGCTCCTCGCTCGACGTCACCGTGTTCACCGAAATGGTGCGCATGCTGAGCGACAACCGCATCGCCGTCCCCTCCGAGCTGGCCCTGGCCTTCCGTGCCGTTGCGACCCTCGAGGGCACGCTGCGTGTGCTCAGCCCGGAGTTCGACATCCTCACCGAGGCAGGAGGATACGCGGCAGAGCGTGTTGCAGCCGGGCTCACCCCGAAGGCGATCTTCACCAGCATCAACGACGAGATCCTCTCGGTGCTGCCCATCGTGCGCCGGCTGCCTGCCCGCATCGACCGGCTGAGTGGAGCGCTGGCGGAGGGTCGACTCAGCGTGAACGTGCGGCTCCTCGCCGATCGGCGAGACCGTGCGCTGATCCGCGACCTCGTGAACCTCGTCGTGGTGACCGTGCTCGCGGCCGCATTCGGCATCATGGCGGCCATGCTGCTGATCAGCGATGCCGGCCCGCAGGTGACGGAGAGCCTCAGCCTGTTCCAGATCTTCGGCTACATGCTCGTGCTGCTCTCCGGTGTCCTCGCCCTGCGCGTGTTCTTCGACGTGTTCCGGGTGCGGGGGCGCGACTAG
- a CDS encoding LacI family DNA-binding transcriptional regulator, with protein sequence MNSTPNAHSLPRARASINDVAIHAGVSAQTVSRVANSQTNVRPATRDRVLASMQALGYRPNSAARNLKSGRFRSIGVVTFNLTTLGNERTLDAIAVAASEAGYTTTLLPVADPTQLDVAGAFGRLEEQAVDGIILIMSAEVGSPDELTLTAGLPLVIVDSDATQPHTIVDTDQEQGARLAVEHLIALGHRDIVHFSGPESSFSARRRAQTYRTTMEAAGLPVLPPIIGDWSAASGLARGRELVASATAPTAVFAANDQMALGAMHAFHEHGWSVPGDISIVGFDDAEDAAAYWPALTTVHQNFDEVGRSATTLLVSMIDGDAETTKLLIPTRLVVRASTAAPRQQ encoded by the coding sequence ATGAACTCGACTCCGAATGCACACTCCCTCCCTCGTGCACGCGCGTCGATCAACGACGTCGCGATCCACGCCGGCGTCTCGGCGCAGACGGTCTCGCGCGTCGCGAACTCGCAGACGAATGTGCGGCCGGCCACCCGTGACCGGGTGCTCGCCTCGATGCAGGCCCTCGGCTATCGCCCGAACAGCGCCGCTCGCAATCTGAAGTCCGGTCGTTTCCGCAGCATCGGCGTCGTCACCTTCAACCTGACGACGCTCGGCAACGAACGCACGCTTGACGCCATCGCCGTCGCCGCTTCAGAGGCCGGCTACACGACGACGCTGCTGCCCGTCGCCGACCCGACCCAACTCGATGTCGCCGGCGCGTTCGGCCGCCTCGAGGAGCAGGCCGTCGACGGCATCATCCTGATCATGTCTGCGGAGGTGGGCTCGCCGGACGAGCTCACGCTCACCGCGGGCCTGCCGCTCGTCATCGTCGACTCCGACGCGACGCAGCCGCACACCATCGTCGACACCGATCAGGAGCAGGGCGCCCGACTGGCCGTCGAGCACCTGATCGCTCTTGGACACCGCGACATCGTGCACTTCTCCGGACCGGAGAGCTCGTTCTCGGCACGACGTCGGGCCCAGACCTACCGCACAACGATGGAAGCGGCCGGGCTGCCTGTGCTGCCTCCGATCATCGGCGACTGGAGCGCGGCCTCCGGCCTGGCCCGCGGGCGTGAGCTCGTGGCGTCCGCCACTGCACCGACGGCCGTCTTTGCGGCGAACGACCAGATGGCGCTCGGAGCGATGCACGCCTTCCACGAGCACGGCTGGTCGGTGCCGGGCGACATCAGCATTGTCGGCTTCGATGACGCCGAGGATGCCGCGGCGTACTGGCCGGCGCTCACCACCGTGCACCAGAACTTCGACGAGGTGGGTCGGAGCGCGACAACGCTGCTGGTCTCCATGATCGATGGCGACGCCGAGACGACGAAGTTGCTCATCCCGACTCGCCTCGTGGTGCGCGCCAGCACCGCCGCCCCGCGCCAACAGTAG
- a CDS encoding glycoside hydrolase family 35 protein, producing the protein MPIFSIGDTDFLLDGAPHRVLAGALHYFRVHPDLWADRIHKARLMGLNTIETYVPWNEHSPTRGEFRVTAQLDLARFLDLVHAEGMHAIVRPGPYICAEWHDGGLPGWLVSDASMTIRTNDPAYMGAIAEYLDAVYDIVRPRQIQHGGPVVLVQIENEYGAYGADKDYLRSLTALTRARGIDVPLTTVDQPEDAMLENGSLDELHRTGSFGSRASERLATLRQHQKTGPLMCSEFWCGWFDNWGGKHHTTSAEDSARELDALLGAGASVNVYMFHGGTNFGFTSGADDKGTYRPTITSYDYDAPLAEDGTPTEKYWRFREVIAKHASVPDERPAERVDAPAFDVPLERAVSLWQTPVLPGEHFEHVPTAAELGAPRGYSHYSHRIEGGGLLVFGEVRDRAQVFLDGVALGTVSRDLHERMLPLPADAWGELTILVEHMGGVNYGKRLGEAKGLIGPVTLDGVPLQEWSAGAVALDELDPIRRALDAAPPVADGTELCGPVFAAGSFELERAADLFLDTSAWGKGVVWVNGFNLGRYWRRGPQRTLFVPAPVLRAGLNELIVFETSGATSATASFVARPELGSTEE; encoded by the coding sequence ATGCCCATCTTCTCCATCGGAGACACCGACTTCCTCCTCGACGGGGCGCCTCACCGCGTGCTCGCCGGTGCACTGCACTACTTCCGCGTGCACCCGGATCTCTGGGCGGACCGCATCCACAAGGCCCGTCTGATGGGCCTGAACACCATTGAGACCTATGTGCCGTGGAACGAGCACTCGCCCACCCGCGGCGAGTTCCGGGTGACGGCACAGCTCGACCTCGCCCGCTTCCTCGACCTCGTGCACGCAGAGGGCATGCACGCGATCGTTCGACCCGGCCCGTACATCTGTGCAGAGTGGCACGATGGGGGACTGCCTGGGTGGCTCGTCTCCGACGCGTCGATGACGATCCGTACGAACGACCCGGCCTATATGGGCGCCATCGCCGAGTACCTCGACGCGGTGTACGACATCGTTCGGCCCCGCCAGATTCAACACGGCGGTCCGGTGGTGCTCGTGCAGATCGAGAACGAGTACGGCGCATACGGCGCCGACAAGGACTACCTGCGCTCCCTCACGGCGCTCACCCGCGCACGCGGCATCGACGTTCCGCTCACCACGGTGGATCAGCCGGAAGACGCGATGCTTGAGAACGGCAGCCTGGACGAACTGCACCGCACCGGATCGTTCGGCTCGCGGGCATCCGAACGCCTGGCCACCCTCAGGCAGCACCAGAAGACCGGGCCGCTGATGTGCTCGGAATTCTGGTGCGGCTGGTTCGACAACTGGGGCGGCAAGCACCACACGACCTCGGCAGAGGACTCGGCCCGCGAACTCGACGCCCTGCTCGGCGCCGGCGCCTCGGTCAACGTCTACATGTTCCACGGCGGCACGAACTTCGGCTTCACCTCCGGCGCCGACGACAAGGGCACGTACCGACCGACGATCACCTCGTACGACTACGACGCGCCCCTGGCCGAGGACGGGACCCCGACCGAGAAGTACTGGCGCTTCCGCGAGGTCATCGCGAAGCACGCGAGCGTGCCCGACGAGCGACCGGCCGAGCGGGTGGACGCCCCCGCGTTCGACGTGCCGCTCGAACGGGCGGTGTCGCTCTGGCAGACTCCCGTGCTGCCCGGGGAGCACTTCGAGCACGTGCCGACGGCCGCGGAGCTCGGCGCTCCGCGCGGCTACTCCCACTACTCGCACCGCATCGAGGGCGGCGGCCTCCTCGTCTTCGGCGAGGTGCGCGACCGCGCCCAGGTGTTCCTCGACGGCGTCGCGCTCGGAACGGTGAGCCGGGACCTGCACGAGCGCATGCTCCCGCTGCCGGCCGACGCCTGGGGCGAACTCACGATCCTGGTCGAGCACATGGGCGGCGTGAACTACGGCAAGCGGCTCGGCGAGGCCAAGGGGCTCATCGGCCCGGTCACCCTCGACGGCGTTCCGTTGCAGGAGTGGAGCGCCGGCGCCGTCGCGCTCGATGAGCTCGACCCCATTCGCCGGGCACTGGATGCCGCGCCCCCCGTGGCCGACGGAACCGAGCTCTGCGGCCCCGTCTTCGCCGCCGGAAGCTTCGAGCTCGAGCGCGCAGCCGATCTGTTCCTCGACACGAGCGCCTGGGGCAAGGGCGTGGTGTGGGTGAACGGCTTCAACCTCGGTCGCTACTGGCGTCGCGGCCCGCAGCGCACACTGTTCGTGCCTGCGCCCGTTCTCCGCGCAGGACTCAACGAGCTCATCGTGTTCGAGACGTCGGGGGCGACCTCCGCGACGGCCAGCTTCGTGGCGCGACCGGAGCTCGGGTCGACCGAGGAGTAG
- a CDS encoding ABC transporter substrate-binding protein, translating into METTTTRRWARLGAVVGAGALLVGALSGCSAAATGGDKPVTEDVTLTWWTWSDSTQVLADEITKANPNITFDVVKLENPDAVVTKLQNAVKAGKGAPDLVPVEYQTLPQLTLGDALADVSEYGLGDYEDAFTASTWNAVNVQGKLVALPMDSGPMVMIYNKDLYANAGVAEAPKTWDQFADASAKIHAFDPEAYIANSGDAGFFTSMIWASGGQPFQTEGENVTINLQDEGTKKFATYWGDRLNAGELSGVPTWSDEWSKALTQDKLGTLLMGSWMISGMNDYGTLGKWAVAPIPSWDGQPASAENGGSALAVTEQSEKKDAAAAVLKYLAEGEGRALLNANGFPSTVADLTDPEFLDHPFEAYGGQPANQIGAASAESVVAGWQYLPYQGYANNVFTDSVGKALGSNGDLNEALVEWQDTLVTFGNEQGFSVNK; encoded by the coding sequence ATGGAAACAACCACAACACGCCGGTGGGCGCGACTCGGTGCCGTCGTCGGCGCCGGTGCACTCCTCGTCGGCGCACTCTCCGGCTGCAGCGCTGCAGCCACGGGTGGGGACAAGCCCGTCACCGAGGACGTCACGCTCACGTGGTGGACCTGGAGCGACAGCACCCAGGTGCTCGCTGACGAGATCACGAAGGCCAACCCGAACATCACCTTCGACGTCGTCAAGCTGGAGAACCCGGACGCGGTCGTCACCAAGCTGCAGAACGCCGTCAAGGCGGGCAAGGGTGCCCCCGACCTCGTTCCCGTCGAGTACCAGACGCTGCCCCAGCTCACCCTGGGTGACGCGCTGGCCGACGTGAGCGAGTACGGCCTCGGCGACTACGAGGACGCCTTCACCGCGTCGACGTGGAACGCCGTGAACGTGCAGGGCAAGCTCGTCGCCCTGCCGATGGACTCCGGCCCCATGGTCATGATCTACAACAAGGACCTCTACGCCAACGCCGGCGTTGCCGAGGCTCCCAAGACCTGGGATCAGTTCGCCGACGCCAGCGCGAAGATCCACGCATTCGACCCGGAGGCCTACATCGCAAACAGCGGCGACGCGGGCTTCTTCACCAGCATGATCTGGGCCTCGGGCGGACAGCCGTTCCAGACCGAGGGCGAGAACGTCACGATCAACCTGCAGGATGAGGGCACGAAGAAGTTCGCCACCTACTGGGGCGACCGTCTGAACGCCGGCGAGCTCTCCGGCGTCCCGACCTGGTCGGACGAGTGGAGCAAGGCCCTGACGCAGGACAAGCTGGGCACCCTCCTGATGGGCTCCTGGATGATCAGCGGCATGAACGACTACGGCACCCTCGGCAAGTGGGCCGTTGCTCCGATCCCCTCGTGGGACGGCCAGCCGGCATCCGCCGAGAACGGTGGAAGCGCACTCGCTGTCACCGAGCAGAGCGAGAAGAAGGACGCCGCGGCGGCCGTGCTCAAGTACCTCGCCGAGGGCGAAGGCCGTGCACTGCTCAACGCCAACGGCTTCCCGTCGACGGTTGCCGACCTCACCGACCCCGAGTTCCTCGACCACCCGTTCGAGGCGTACGGTGGCCAGCCCGCCAACCAGATCGGCGCGGCATCGGCCGAGTCGGTTGTCGCCGGATGGCAGTACCTGCCCTACCAGGGCTACGCCAACAACGTCTTCACCGACTCGGTCGGCAAGGCACTCGGTTCCAACGGCGACCTGAACGAGGCTCTCGTCGAGTGGCAGGACACCCTGGTCACGTTCGGAAACGAGCAGGGCTTCAGCGTCAACAAGTAA
- a CDS encoding carbohydrate ABC transporter permease, producing the protein MSAIEPAVRSGNAPSKLASGQIQARRRPAKAQPTPRHKRASITLGILMTAMMLYCLVPLWWLVVNSTKTMDSLYDSFAFWFSGEFALFDNIVETFTYADGIFLRWLGNTVLYVVVGAGGATLLATLAGYGLAKYNFPGRKAVFAIILGALAIPGSVLAVPQFLLFSGLGLTNTPWSVIIPSMVSAFGLYLVWVYAQEAIPDELLEAARLDGAGEIRIFFVISLRQLAPALITVLMFTVVATWNNYFLPLIMLSDERWYPLPVGLAQWAAQASGVGTDPIPNLVITGSLLTVIPISAAFLYLQRYWQSGLTAGSVK; encoded by the coding sequence ATGAGCGCCATCGAACCGGCCGTCCGATCGGGCAATGCGCCGAGCAAGCTGGCCAGCGGACAGATTCAGGCGCGCCGTCGCCCCGCGAAGGCTCAGCCAACGCCGCGGCACAAGCGTGCGTCGATCACCCTCGGCATCCTCATGACCGCGATGATGCTCTACTGCCTCGTTCCGCTGTGGTGGCTCGTGGTGAACTCGACCAAGACGATGGACTCGCTCTACGACTCCTTCGCCTTCTGGTTCAGCGGGGAGTTCGCACTCTTCGACAACATCGTCGAGACCTTCACCTACGCGGACGGCATCTTCCTGCGCTGGCTCGGCAACACGGTGCTCTACGTGGTCGTCGGCGCCGGCGGTGCCACGCTGCTGGCGACGCTGGCAGGCTACGGGCTGGCGAAGTACAACTTCCCAGGGCGCAAGGCGGTGTTCGCCATCATCCTCGGAGCGTTGGCGATCCCCGGCTCGGTGCTCGCCGTGCCACAGTTCCTGCTCTTCAGCGGCCTCGGCCTCACGAACACGCCGTGGTCGGTGATCATCCCGTCGATGGTGAGCGCCTTCGGCCTCTACCTGGTCTGGGTCTACGCACAGGAGGCGATTCCCGATGAGCTGCTCGAGGCCGCCCGCCTCGACGGCGCAGGGGAGATCCGCATCTTCTTCGTCATCTCGCTGCGCCAGCTCGCGCCCGCGCTGATCACGGTGCTGATGTTCACGGTCGTTGCGACCTGGAACAACTACTTCCTGCCGCTGATCATGCTGAGCGACGAACGCTGGTACCCGCTCCCCGTCGGTCTCGCCCAGTGGGCGGCACAGGCGAGCGGCGTCGGCACCGACCCCATCCCGAACCTCGTCATCACGGGTTCGCTACTCACAGTCATTCCGATCTCGGCCGCTTTCCTCTACCTGCAGCGTTACTGGCAGTCGGGATTGACCGCCGGGAGCGTGAAGTAG